A single window of Zea mays cultivar B73 chromosome 10, Zm-B73-REFERENCE-NAM-5.0, whole genome shotgun sequence DNA harbors:
- the LOC103642187 gene encoding pentatricopeptide repeat-containing protein At3g50420 isoform X2: MSLRLGFHNLEPALAAAAEALFGTRSPPRAVLRRARALHALLVVSSLPSAPRPPTFLVNQLLALYCRLSAVPDALALLRSTPCPSVISYNTVLSALSRTPRHAQDAFGLFRGLHSSGLRPTAPSLCAVLRAAGALRDGRAGAAAHAHASALGFLASDIVPTALLQMYSGCGSPRDANQVFDEMMTPDVVAWNCVMHCNVRYDYLDRALRKFCRMVSTGLAPTESTLSSVLSGCGRSGDLHHGRALHGWVVKSEELDPDLPLHNALLDMYCCCGDLDTAVLVFRRIETPDLVSWNTIISGFSGVADGWTAVQAFVKLKAVSSEWLAPDEYTFAAVVAAAASLPAMCSGKPLHACVIKAGLESSVFVANTLLNMYFTNEDPESAHILFDSVMVKDVIMWTEMVAGHSALGEGELSLKYFIGMLEVGHKADNFSLSSALNSAADLAGLKQGEMLHAQVVKSGYEGNICVSGSLVDMYAKNGTLLRAYSVFCTIQKPDLKCWNAMIGGYGNHGDSEMAFKLFGDMIRSDLQPDHVTYISLLSTCSHCGLVEKGKLYWFCMINDGIVPGFKHYTSMVSLLSRAGLLEEAVELINKSPSAKRYPELWRILLSSSVTFKNLSIGVHAAEQALELDPDDLSTHILLSNLYASIGKWDSVSEIRRKIRGLMIEKEPGLSWIEIEKMVHVFSADDECHTRIDDCRDELLRIMENMVLLDSYENEIVLNG; encoded by the coding sequence ATGTCGTTGCGCCTCGGCTTCCACAACCTGGAGCCGGCGCTCGCCGCGGCGGCCGAGGCGCTGTTCGGCACCCGCTCCCCGCCGCGCGCCGTCCTCCGCCGCGCGCGCGCGCTGCACGCGCTCCTCGTGGTCTCGTCCCTGCCGTCCGCGCCCCGCCCGCCCACCTTCCTCGTCAACCAGCTGCTCGCCCTCTACTGCCGCCTCTCCGCGGTCCCCGACGCCCTCGCCCTCCTCCGCTCCACGCCGTGCCCCTCCGTGATCTCCTACAACACCGTCCTCTCCGCTCTCTCGCGCACCCCAAGGCACGCGCAGGACGCCTTCGGGCTCTTCCGCGGCCTGCACTCGTCGGGTCTCCGCCCGACCGCCCCCAGCCTCTGCGCCGTCCTCCGCGCCGCCGGCGCACTGCGCGACGGCCGCGCGGGGGCCGCGGCACACGCGCATGCCTCGGCGCTCGGCTTCCTCGCCAGCGACATTGTGCCGACCGCGCTGCTCCAGATGTACTCCGGGTGCGGGTCGCCGAGGGACGCTAACCAGGTGTTCGACGAAATGATGACGCCGGATGTGGTGGCGTGGAACTGCGTGATGCACTGCAACGTACGGTACGATTACCTGGACCGCGCCCTGCGGAAGTTCTGCCGGATGGTGAGCACTGGGCTGGCGCCTACAGAGAGCACCCTTTCTTCGGTGCTGAGTGGGTGCGGGCGCTCTGGGGACTTGCACCATGGGCGTGCGCTACATGGATGGGTGGTGAAATCAGAGGAGCTTGATCCTGATTTGCCTTTGCATAATGCGCTGCTTGATATGTACTGCTGCTGTGGTGATCTAGACACTGCAGTACTTGTGTTTCGGAGGATCGAAACACCAGACTTGGTGTCATGGAATACCATAATTTCTGGATTTTCTGGCGTTGCGGACGGATGGACCGCAGTGCAGGCCTTTGTGAAGCTCAAGGCTGTGTCCTCTGAATGGCTGGCTCCAGATGAGTACACATTTGCGGCAGTGGTGGCTGCAGCTGCTTCTTTACCAGCAATGTGTAGCGGCAAACCGCTTCATGCTTGTGTGATCAAGGCTGGGTTGGAGAGCAGCGTCTTTGTTGCGAATACACTTCTCAATATGTATTTCACAAATGAGGATCCAGAGTCTGCTCACATTTTGTTCGATTCCGTTATGGTGAAAGATGTTATCATGTGGACTGAGATGGTAGCTGGCCATTCTGCACTAGGTGAAGGAGAATTGTCATTGAAATATTTTATTGGCATGCTGGAGGTTGGGCACAAGGCTGATAATTTCTCTCTTAGCAGTGCTTTGAACTCCGCAGCAGATCTTGCAGGTCTTAAGCAAGGGGAAATGCTCCATGCTCAAGTGGTAAAAAGTGGCTATGAAGGAAATATTTGTGTCTCTGGAAGCCTTGTTGATATGTACGCGAAAAATGGTACTCTTCTTCGTGCCTATTCTGTTTTCTGCACCATACAGAAGCCAGATTTGAAGTGCTGGAATGCTATGATAGGAGGATATGGCAACCACGGGGATTCTGAAATGGCATTCAAACTATTTGGTGACATGATTCGTAGTGATCTGCAACCTGACCATGTAACATACATCTCACTCCTTTCTACTTGTAGCCATTGTGGACTGGTTGAGAAAGGAAAGCTTTATTGGTTCTGCATGATAAATGACGGCATTGTACCAGGGTTCAAACACTACACTAGCATGGTGAGTTTGTTGAGTAGGGCAGGTTTATTGGAGGAAGCAGTTGAGTTAATTAATAAATCCCCTTCTGCCAAGAGATATCCTGAGCTATGGAGAATTCTACTAAGCTCTAGTGTGACATTTAAAAATCTGTCAATTGGTGTTCATGCTGCTGAACAAGCACTGGAGCTGGATCCAGATGATCTCTCAACACATATACTGCTTTCAAACCTTTATGCTTCTATAGGAAAATGGGATAGTGTGTCTGAAATTAGGAGAAAGATCAGAGGGCTCATGATTGAAAAGGAGCCTGGGCTTAGCTGGATTGAGATTGAGAAAATGGTACATGTGTTTTCTGCAGACGATGAATGCCACACACGCATTGATGATTGTCGTGATGAGTTACTTAGAATAATGGAAAACATGGTACTGTTGGATAGTTATGAAAATGAAATAGTGTTAAATGGTTAG
- the LOC103642187 gene encoding pentatricopeptide repeat-containing protein At3g50420 isoform X1 — protein MVRHCRTPVQHCARTCTAPARVPLSMSLRLGFHNLEPALAAAAEALFGTRSPPRAVLRRARALHALLVVSSLPSAPRPPTFLVNQLLALYCRLSAVPDALALLRSTPCPSVISYNTVLSALSRTPRHAQDAFGLFRGLHSSGLRPTAPSLCAVLRAAGALRDGRAGAAAHAHASALGFLASDIVPTALLQMYSGCGSPRDANQVFDEMMTPDVVAWNCVMHCNVRYDYLDRALRKFCRMVSTGLAPTESTLSSVLSGCGRSGDLHHGRALHGWVVKSEELDPDLPLHNALLDMYCCCGDLDTAVLVFRRIETPDLVSWNTIISGFSGVADGWTAVQAFVKLKAVSSEWLAPDEYTFAAVVAAAASLPAMCSGKPLHACVIKAGLESSVFVANTLLNMYFTNEDPESAHILFDSVMVKDVIMWTEMVAGHSALGEGELSLKYFIGMLEVGHKADNFSLSSALNSAADLAGLKQGEMLHAQVVKSGYEGNICVSGSLVDMYAKNGTLLRAYSVFCTIQKPDLKCWNAMIGGYGNHGDSEMAFKLFGDMIRSDLQPDHVTYISLLSTCSHCGLVEKGKLYWFCMINDGIVPGFKHYTSMVSLLSRAGLLEEAVELINKSPSAKRYPELWRILLSSSVTFKNLSIGVHAAEQALELDPDDLSTHILLSNLYASIGKWDSVSEIRRKIRGLMIEKEPGLSWIEIEKMVHVFSADDECHTRIDDCRDELLRIMENMVLLDSYENEIVLNG, from the coding sequence ATGGTTCGGCACTGTCGGACACCCGTGCAGCACTGCGCGCGCACGTGCACTGCCCCAGCGCGCGTGCCGCTCTCCATGTCGTTGCGCCTCGGCTTCCACAACCTGGAGCCGGCGCTCGCCGCGGCGGCCGAGGCGCTGTTCGGCACCCGCTCCCCGCCGCGCGCCGTCCTCCGCCGCGCGCGCGCGCTGCACGCGCTCCTCGTGGTCTCGTCCCTGCCGTCCGCGCCCCGCCCGCCCACCTTCCTCGTCAACCAGCTGCTCGCCCTCTACTGCCGCCTCTCCGCGGTCCCCGACGCCCTCGCCCTCCTCCGCTCCACGCCGTGCCCCTCCGTGATCTCCTACAACACCGTCCTCTCCGCTCTCTCGCGCACCCCAAGGCACGCGCAGGACGCCTTCGGGCTCTTCCGCGGCCTGCACTCGTCGGGTCTCCGCCCGACCGCCCCCAGCCTCTGCGCCGTCCTCCGCGCCGCCGGCGCACTGCGCGACGGCCGCGCGGGGGCCGCGGCACACGCGCATGCCTCGGCGCTCGGCTTCCTCGCCAGCGACATTGTGCCGACCGCGCTGCTCCAGATGTACTCCGGGTGCGGGTCGCCGAGGGACGCTAACCAGGTGTTCGACGAAATGATGACGCCGGATGTGGTGGCGTGGAACTGCGTGATGCACTGCAACGTACGGTACGATTACCTGGACCGCGCCCTGCGGAAGTTCTGCCGGATGGTGAGCACTGGGCTGGCGCCTACAGAGAGCACCCTTTCTTCGGTGCTGAGTGGGTGCGGGCGCTCTGGGGACTTGCACCATGGGCGTGCGCTACATGGATGGGTGGTGAAATCAGAGGAGCTTGATCCTGATTTGCCTTTGCATAATGCGCTGCTTGATATGTACTGCTGCTGTGGTGATCTAGACACTGCAGTACTTGTGTTTCGGAGGATCGAAACACCAGACTTGGTGTCATGGAATACCATAATTTCTGGATTTTCTGGCGTTGCGGACGGATGGACCGCAGTGCAGGCCTTTGTGAAGCTCAAGGCTGTGTCCTCTGAATGGCTGGCTCCAGATGAGTACACATTTGCGGCAGTGGTGGCTGCAGCTGCTTCTTTACCAGCAATGTGTAGCGGCAAACCGCTTCATGCTTGTGTGATCAAGGCTGGGTTGGAGAGCAGCGTCTTTGTTGCGAATACACTTCTCAATATGTATTTCACAAATGAGGATCCAGAGTCTGCTCACATTTTGTTCGATTCCGTTATGGTGAAAGATGTTATCATGTGGACTGAGATGGTAGCTGGCCATTCTGCACTAGGTGAAGGAGAATTGTCATTGAAATATTTTATTGGCATGCTGGAGGTTGGGCACAAGGCTGATAATTTCTCTCTTAGCAGTGCTTTGAACTCCGCAGCAGATCTTGCAGGTCTTAAGCAAGGGGAAATGCTCCATGCTCAAGTGGTAAAAAGTGGCTATGAAGGAAATATTTGTGTCTCTGGAAGCCTTGTTGATATGTACGCGAAAAATGGTACTCTTCTTCGTGCCTATTCTGTTTTCTGCACCATACAGAAGCCAGATTTGAAGTGCTGGAATGCTATGATAGGAGGATATGGCAACCACGGGGATTCTGAAATGGCATTCAAACTATTTGGTGACATGATTCGTAGTGATCTGCAACCTGACCATGTAACATACATCTCACTCCTTTCTACTTGTAGCCATTGTGGACTGGTTGAGAAAGGAAAGCTTTATTGGTTCTGCATGATAAATGACGGCATTGTACCAGGGTTCAAACACTACACTAGCATGGTGAGTTTGTTGAGTAGGGCAGGTTTATTGGAGGAAGCAGTTGAGTTAATTAATAAATCCCCTTCTGCCAAGAGATATCCTGAGCTATGGAGAATTCTACTAAGCTCTAGTGTGACATTTAAAAATCTGTCAATTGGTGTTCATGCTGCTGAACAAGCACTGGAGCTGGATCCAGATGATCTCTCAACACATATACTGCTTTCAAACCTTTATGCTTCTATAGGAAAATGGGATAGTGTGTCTGAAATTAGGAGAAAGATCAGAGGGCTCATGATTGAAAAGGAGCCTGGGCTTAGCTGGATTGAGATTGAGAAAATGGTACATGTGTTTTCTGCAGACGATGAATGCCACACACGCATTGATGATTGTCGTGATGAGTTACTTAGAATAATGGAAAACATGGTACTGTTGGATAGTTATGAAAATGAAATAGTGTTAAATGGTTAG
- the LOC103642187 gene encoding pentatricopeptide repeat-containing protein At3g50420 isoform X3 yields MSLRLGFHNLEPALAAAAEALFGTRSPPRAVLRRARALHALLVVSSLPSAPRPPTFLVNQLLALYCRLSAVPDALALLRSTPCPSVISYNTVLSALSRTPRHAQDAFGLFRGLHSSGLRPTAPSLCAVLRAAGALRDGRAGAAAHAHASALGFLASDIVPTALLQMYSGCGSPRDANQVFDEMMTPDVVAWNCVMHCNVRYDYLDRALRKFCRMVSTGLAPTESTLSSVLSGCGRSGDLHHGRALHGWVVKSEELDPDLPLHNALLDMYCCCGDLDTAVLVFRRIETPDLVSWNTIISGFSGVADGWTAVQAFVKLKAVSSEWLAPDEYTFAAVVAAAASLPAMCSGKPLHACVIKAGLESSVFVANTLLNMYFTNEDPESAHILFDSVMVKDVIMWTEMVAGHSALVL; encoded by the exons ATGTCGTTGCGCCTCGGCTTCCACAACCTGGAGCCGGCGCTCGCCGCGGCGGCCGAGGCGCTGTTCGGCACCCGCTCCCCGCCGCGCGCCGTCCTCCGCCGCGCGCGCGCGCTGCACGCGCTCCTCGTGGTCTCGTCCCTGCCGTCCGCGCCCCGCCCGCCCACCTTCCTCGTCAACCAGCTGCTCGCCCTCTACTGCCGCCTCTCCGCGGTCCCCGACGCCCTCGCCCTCCTCCGCTCCACGCCGTGCCCCTCCGTGATCTCCTACAACACCGTCCTCTCCGCTCTCTCGCGCACCCCAAGGCACGCGCAGGACGCCTTCGGGCTCTTCCGCGGCCTGCACTCGTCGGGTCTCCGCCCGACCGCCCCCAGCCTCTGCGCCGTCCTCCGCGCCGCCGGCGCACTGCGCGACGGCCGCGCGGGGGCCGCGGCACACGCGCATGCCTCGGCGCTCGGCTTCCTCGCCAGCGACATTGTGCCGACCGCGCTGCTCCAGATGTACTCCGGGTGCGGGTCGCCGAGGGACGCTAACCAGGTGTTCGACGAAATGATGACGCCGGATGTGGTGGCGTGGAACTGCGTGATGCACTGCAACGTACGGTACGATTACCTGGACCGCGCCCTGCGGAAGTTCTGCCGGATGGTGAGCACTGGGCTGGCGCCTACAGAGAGCACCCTTTCTTCGGTGCTGAGTGGGTGCGGGCGCTCTGGGGACTTGCACCATGGGCGTGCGCTACATGGATGGGTGGTGAAATCAGAGGAGCTTGATCCTGATTTGCCTTTGCATAATGCGCTGCTTGATATGTACTGCTGCTGTGGTGATCTAGACACTGCAGTACTTGTGTTTCGGAGGATCGAAACACCAGACTTGGTGTCATGGAATACCATAATTTCTGGATTTTCTGGCGTTGCGGACGGATGGACCGCAGTGCAGGCCTTTGTGAAGCTCAAGGCTGTGTCCTCTGAATGGCTGGCTCCAGATGAGTACACATTTGCGGCAGTGGTGGCTGCAGCTGCTTCTTTACCAGCAATGTGTAGCGGCAAACCGCTTCATGCTTGTGTGATCAAGGCTGGGTTGGAGAGCAGCGTCTTTGTTGCGAATACACTTCTCAATATGTATTTCACAAATGAGGATCCAGAGTCTGCTCACATTTTGTTCGATTCCGTTATGGTGAAAGATGTTATCATGTGGACTGAGATGGTAGCTGGCCATTCTGCACTAG TGCTTTGA
- the LOC100273567 gene encoding uncharacterized protein isoform X1, with translation MAADSSMGFHQGITASLYNHHMLSFQSNSDVGIGGGDDATGGMVMAPGSVSGGSGNAGLFLSPNTGVVGNAPGVAPLMNSSGDAFRGTGTPKYKYVTGSPSDWSDREVDILNEGLVRYAREPSIMRYIKIAAMLPNRTIRDVALRCCWATQGKERRKKPDGFYTGKKMRDVKPIQDKMVASVPIANFHMTPTTNVIPFSVSTQHPNQQSQVPKEAAPVVDSATQRLLEENNQLLNQISANNETFKTVENTDLFLRTSNNIKTILSRMSETPGIMSQMPPLPLSINEDHINSLIQLNRLVASYGTTSISHHTKQEP, from the exons ATGGCAGCTGACTCCAGCATGGGGTTTCACCAGGGGATCACCGCCTCTCTGTACAACCATCACATGCTCTCGTTCCAGTCCAACAGCGACGTCGGCatcggcggcggcgacgacgctACCGGTGGCATGGTCATGGCCCCGGGGAGTGTGAGTGGGGGCAGTGGCAACGCCGGGCTGTTCCTCTCCCCAAACACAGGGGTCGTCGGCAACGCACCGGGGGTTGCCCCGTTAATGAACTCGTCGGGGGATGCGTTCCGTGGCACTGGGACGCCCAAGTATAAGTATGTCACTGGTTCTCCTTCCGATTGGAGTGACCGTGAGGTAGACATACTGAATGAAGGGCTTGTGAG ATATGCTCGTGAACCTAGTATCATGAGGTACATTAAGATAGCAGCTATGCTTCCTAACAGAACCATCAGGGATGTTGCGCTGCGATGCTGCTGGGCTACA CAGGGTAAAGAGAGAAGGAAGAAACCTGATGGATTCTACACAGGGAAAAAAATGAGAGACGTGAAG CCAATCCAGGACAAAATGGTTGCATCAGTCCCAATAGCTAATTTTCACATGACACCTACAACCAATGTAATCCCCTTTTCGGTATCAACGCAGCATCCAAATCAACAAAGTCAGGTTCCCAAAGAAG CAGCTCCTGTTGTCGACAGTGCAACCCAGCGTCTCCTGGAGGAAAATAATCAGTTGCTTAACCAGATTTCTGCAAATAATGAAACATTCAAG ACAGTGGAGAACACAGATCTTTTTCTCCGCACGAGTAACAACATCAAAACAATTTTAAGCAG AATGAGCGAAACGCCTGGTATCATGAGTCAGATGCCCCCATTGCCTTTATCCATAAACGAAGACCATATAAATTCTCTTATTCAACTGAACAGACTG GTTGCATCATATGGCACAACAAGCATTTCCCATCATACGAAGCAAGAGCCATGA
- the LOC100273567 gene encoding uncharacterized protein isoform X4 — MAADSSMGFHQGITASLYNHHMLSFQSNSDVGIGGGDDATGGMVMAPGSVSGGSGNAGLFLSPNTGVVGNAPGVAPLMNSSGDAFRGTGTPKYKYVTGSPSDWSDREVDILNEGLVRYAREPSIMRYIKIAAMLPNRTIRDVALRCCWATGKERRKKPDGFYTGKKMRDVKPIQDKMVASVPIANFHMTPTTNVIPFSVSTQHPNQQSQVPKEAPVVDSATQRLLEENNQLLNQISANNETFKTVENTDLFLRTSNNIKTILSRMSETPGIMSQMPPLPLSINEDHINSLIQLNRLVASYGTTSISHHTKQEP; from the exons ATGGCAGCTGACTCCAGCATGGGGTTTCACCAGGGGATCACCGCCTCTCTGTACAACCATCACATGCTCTCGTTCCAGTCCAACAGCGACGTCGGCatcggcggcggcgacgacgctACCGGTGGCATGGTCATGGCCCCGGGGAGTGTGAGTGGGGGCAGTGGCAACGCCGGGCTGTTCCTCTCCCCAAACACAGGGGTCGTCGGCAACGCACCGGGGGTTGCCCCGTTAATGAACTCGTCGGGGGATGCGTTCCGTGGCACTGGGACGCCCAAGTATAAGTATGTCACTGGTTCTCCTTCCGATTGGAGTGACCGTGAGGTAGACATACTGAATGAAGGGCTTGTGAG ATATGCTCGTGAACCTAGTATCATGAGGTACATTAAGATAGCAGCTATGCTTCCTAACAGAACCATCAGGGATGTTGCGCTGCGATGCTGCTGGGCTACA GGTAAAGAGAGAAGGAAGAAACCTGATGGATTCTACACAGGGAAAAAAATGAGAGACGTGAAG CCAATCCAGGACAAAATGGTTGCATCAGTCCCAATAGCTAATTTTCACATGACACCTACAACCAATGTAATCCCCTTTTCGGTATCAACGCAGCATCCAAATCAACAAAGTCAGGTTCCCAAAGAAG CTCCTGTTGTCGACAGTGCAACCCAGCGTCTCCTGGAGGAAAATAATCAGTTGCTTAACCAGATTTCTGCAAATAATGAAACATTCAAG ACAGTGGAGAACACAGATCTTTTTCTCCGCACGAGTAACAACATCAAAACAATTTTAAGCAG AATGAGCGAAACGCCTGGTATCATGAGTCAGATGCCCCCATTGCCTTTATCCATAAACGAAGACCATATAAATTCTCTTATTCAACTGAACAGACTG GTTGCATCATATGGCACAACAAGCATTTCCCATCATACGAAGCAAGAGCCATGA
- the LOC100273567 gene encoding uncharacterized protein isoform X3 has translation MAADSSMGFHQGITASLYNHHMLSFQSNSDVGIGGGDDATGGMVMAPGSVSGGSGNAGLFLSPNTGVVGNAPGVAPLMNSSGDAFRGTGTPKYKYVTGSPSDWSDREVDILNEGLVRYAREPSIMRYIKIAAMLPNRTIRDVALRCCWATQGKERRKKPDGFYTGKKMRDVKPIQDKMVASVPIANFHMTPTTNVIPFSVSTQHPNQQSQVPKEAPVVDSATQRLLEENNQLLNQISANNETFKTVENTDLFLRTSNNIKTILSRMSETPGIMSQMPPLPLSINEDHINSLIQLNRLVASYGTTSISHHTKQEP, from the exons ATGGCAGCTGACTCCAGCATGGGGTTTCACCAGGGGATCACCGCCTCTCTGTACAACCATCACATGCTCTCGTTCCAGTCCAACAGCGACGTCGGCatcggcggcggcgacgacgctACCGGTGGCATGGTCATGGCCCCGGGGAGTGTGAGTGGGGGCAGTGGCAACGCCGGGCTGTTCCTCTCCCCAAACACAGGGGTCGTCGGCAACGCACCGGGGGTTGCCCCGTTAATGAACTCGTCGGGGGATGCGTTCCGTGGCACTGGGACGCCCAAGTATAAGTATGTCACTGGTTCTCCTTCCGATTGGAGTGACCGTGAGGTAGACATACTGAATGAAGGGCTTGTGAG ATATGCTCGTGAACCTAGTATCATGAGGTACATTAAGATAGCAGCTATGCTTCCTAACAGAACCATCAGGGATGTTGCGCTGCGATGCTGCTGGGCTACA CAGGGTAAAGAGAGAAGGAAGAAACCTGATGGATTCTACACAGGGAAAAAAATGAGAGACGTGAAG CCAATCCAGGACAAAATGGTTGCATCAGTCCCAATAGCTAATTTTCACATGACACCTACAACCAATGTAATCCCCTTTTCGGTATCAACGCAGCATCCAAATCAACAAAGTCAGGTTCCCAAAGAAG CTCCTGTTGTCGACAGTGCAACCCAGCGTCTCCTGGAGGAAAATAATCAGTTGCTTAACCAGATTTCTGCAAATAATGAAACATTCAAG ACAGTGGAGAACACAGATCTTTTTCTCCGCACGAGTAACAACATCAAAACAATTTTAAGCAG AATGAGCGAAACGCCTGGTATCATGAGTCAGATGCCCCCATTGCCTTTATCCATAAACGAAGACCATATAAATTCTCTTATTCAACTGAACAGACTG GTTGCATCATATGGCACAACAAGCATTTCCCATCATACGAAGCAAGAGCCATGA
- the LOC100273567 gene encoding uncharacterized protein isoform X2 has product MAADSSMGFHQGITASLYNHHMLSFQSNSDVGIGGGDDATGGMVMAPGSVSGGSGNAGLFLSPNTGVVGNAPGVAPLMNSSGDAFRGTGTPKYKYVTGSPSDWSDREVDILNEGLVRYAREPSIMRYIKIAAMLPNRTIRDVALRCCWATGKERRKKPDGFYTGKKMRDVKPIQDKMVASVPIANFHMTPTTNVIPFSVSTQHPNQQSQVPKEAAPVVDSATQRLLEENNQLLNQISANNETFKTVENTDLFLRTSNNIKTILSRMSETPGIMSQMPPLPLSINEDHINSLIQLNRLVASYGTTSISHHTKQEP; this is encoded by the exons ATGGCAGCTGACTCCAGCATGGGGTTTCACCAGGGGATCACCGCCTCTCTGTACAACCATCACATGCTCTCGTTCCAGTCCAACAGCGACGTCGGCatcggcggcggcgacgacgctACCGGTGGCATGGTCATGGCCCCGGGGAGTGTGAGTGGGGGCAGTGGCAACGCCGGGCTGTTCCTCTCCCCAAACACAGGGGTCGTCGGCAACGCACCGGGGGTTGCCCCGTTAATGAACTCGTCGGGGGATGCGTTCCGTGGCACTGGGACGCCCAAGTATAAGTATGTCACTGGTTCTCCTTCCGATTGGAGTGACCGTGAGGTAGACATACTGAATGAAGGGCTTGTGAG ATATGCTCGTGAACCTAGTATCATGAGGTACATTAAGATAGCAGCTATGCTTCCTAACAGAACCATCAGGGATGTTGCGCTGCGATGCTGCTGGGCTACA GGTAAAGAGAGAAGGAAGAAACCTGATGGATTCTACACAGGGAAAAAAATGAGAGACGTGAAG CCAATCCAGGACAAAATGGTTGCATCAGTCCCAATAGCTAATTTTCACATGACACCTACAACCAATGTAATCCCCTTTTCGGTATCAACGCAGCATCCAAATCAACAAAGTCAGGTTCCCAAAGAAG CAGCTCCTGTTGTCGACAGTGCAACCCAGCGTCTCCTGGAGGAAAATAATCAGTTGCTTAACCAGATTTCTGCAAATAATGAAACATTCAAG ACAGTGGAGAACACAGATCTTTTTCTCCGCACGAGTAACAACATCAAAACAATTTTAAGCAG AATGAGCGAAACGCCTGGTATCATGAGTCAGATGCCCCCATTGCCTTTATCCATAAACGAAGACCATATAAATTCTCTTATTCAACTGAACAGACTG GTTGCATCATATGGCACAACAAGCATTTCCCATCATACGAAGCAAGAGCCATGA
- the LOC541624 gene encoding cytokinin response regulator 2, which produces MAAAATATPSVAPEAGDRKAVAPPVDAVDLDLELELEEKHVLAVDDSSVDRAVIAKILRSSKYRVTTVDSATRALELLALGLVPDVNMIITDYWMPGMTGYELLKHVKESSALRAIPVVIMSSENVPTRISRCLEEGAEDFLLKPVRPADVSRLCSRIR; this is translated from the exons ATGGCTGCTGCTGCCACTGCTACTCCGTCCGTGGCGCCGGAGGCCGGCGACCGGAAGGCGGTGGCACCGCCGGTCGACGCGGTGGATCTGGATCTGGAGCTGGAGCTGGAGGAGAAGCACGTGCTGGCGGTGGACGACAGCTCCGTGGACCGCGCGGTGATCGCCAAGATCCTGCGCAGCTCCAAGTACAGAG TGACGACCGTGGACTCGGCGACGCGCGCGCTGGAGCTGCTGGCGCTGGGGCTGGTCCCCGACGTGAACATGATCATCACGGACTACTGGATGCCCGGGATGACCGGGTACGAGCTGCTCAAGCACGTGAAGGAGTCGTCGGCGCTGCGGGCGATCCCCGTGGTGATCATGTCGTCGGAGAACGTGCCCACCCGCATCAGCCGGTGCCTGGAGGAGGGCGCCGAGGACTTCCTCCTCAAGCCCGTCCGCCCCGCCGACGTCTCCCGCCTCTGCAGCCGGATCCGGTGA
- the LOC100285354 gene encoding uncharacterized protein LOC100285354 precursor, with product MANNLLRPLALLLAVLGCALCPRADATAFEVGGDDGWVVPPASDGGRYNQWASKNRFLVGDVVHFKYSEDSVLVVTEADYDSCRASHPVFFSNNGDTEVTLDRPGPVYFISGETGHCERGQRMVVRVAGQGAPPPAPPSPPAPTGGSAAPGTTSGAIAALAMALLAIAIGV from the exons ATGGCCAACAACCTCCTCCGTCCGCTCGCGCTCCTCCTGGCCGTCCTCGGCTGCGCGCTGTGTCCCCGCGCCGATGCCACCGCGTTCGAGGTCGGCGGCGACGACGGGTGGGTCGTGCCGCCGGCCAGCGACGGCGGCAGGTACAACCAGTGGGCGTCCAAGAACCGCTTCCTCGTCGGCGACGTCGTcc ACTTCAAGTACAGCGAGGACTCGGTGCTGGTGGTGACGGAGGCCGACTACGACAGCTGCCGCGCGTCGCACCCCGTCTTCTTCTCCAACAACGGAGACACGGAGGTGACGCTGGACCGCCCGGGCcccgtctacttcatcagcggcgAGACCGGCCACTGCGAGCGCGGCCAGCGGATGGTCGTCAGGGTCGCCGGCCAGGGCGCGCCCCCGCCGGCGCCTCCCAGCCCGCCGGCCCCAACCGGCGGCAGCGCCGCGCCAGGCACCACCAGCGGCGCCATCGCGGCACTGGCCATGGCGTTGCTGGCCATCGCCATCGGCGTCTGA